One segment of Ahaetulla prasina isolate Xishuangbanna chromosome 9, ASM2864084v1, whole genome shotgun sequence DNA contains the following:
- the LOC131204026 gene encoding small serum protein 4-like, giving the protein MKVFFILIFFSFTLATCQEECIGSFFLPEIKDDIPVLHSTCPDQYDGKEHLLGSTWDTDHCFRCVCHGEGSHCCKRHVGVNHRPGCITVVNPKTCEYDFYLVEASSMALLNLLDSLLFTRMNLNQYFLFE; this is encoded by the exons ATG aaagttttcttcattctcatCTTCTTCTCTTTCACGCTGGCTACGTGTCAAGAAGAATGTATTGGGAGTTTTTTTCTTCCTGAGATTAAAGATG ATATACCGGTGTTGCACAGCACCTGTCCTGATCAATATGATGGGAAAGAGCATCTCCTTGGATCCACCTGGGACACGGATCATTGCTTCCGTTGTGTGTGCCATGGAGAAGGATCGCATTGTTGCAAAAG ACATGTTGGTGTCAACCATCGTCCGGGATGCATAACAGTGGTCAATCCAAAAACATGTGAATATGATTTCTATCTGGTTGAAGCCTCATCCATGGCACTGTTAAACTTGTTGGATTCTCTTCTCTTCACACGGATGAACTTGAATCAATATTTTCTGTTTGAATGA
- the LOC131204028 gene encoding small serum protein 5-like has protein sequence MKAFFCLIIFSLMLAACQGACFGSNFKAEFKDGKEVRPNTCVDIYDKSKHLIGSTWNTAHCFRCECGRNGLSCCHRYGGIGVVQGCKRVINPVTCEQEYYRLDDPSQRCDVPSLHKDGPE, from the exons ATG aAAGCCTTCTTCTGCCTGATCATCTTCTCTCTCATGCTGGCTGCATGTCAAGGAGCGTGCTTTGGGAGTAACTTTAAGGCTGAGTTTAAAGATG GTAAAGAGGTGAGGCCCAACACCTGTGTTGATATCTATGATAAGAGCAAGCATCTCATTGGGTCCACTTGGAATACAGCTCATTGTTTTAGATGCGAGTGCGGTAGAAACGGATTGTCATGCTGCCACAG ATATGGTGGTATTGGAGTTGTTCAAGGGTGCAAAAGGGTGATAAATCCAGTAACATGTGAACAGGAATACTATCGACTTGATGACCCATCGCAGCGCTGTGATGTCCCATCTCTTCACAAGGACGGACCGGAATAA